From Vanessa cardui chromosome 11, ilVanCard2.1, whole genome shotgun sequence, the proteins below share one genomic window:
- the LOC124533884 gene encoding protein turtle-like isoform X2 gives MYSICLFVIAFVLLKSLNAQDVITVEAVLGHSAELPCNVTSEKEDDKLNILAWYRNTSTTAFYSRDLRGEGSVMSSGGRYQLVASESEGLDKLQILSVRASDAGLYHCHADFAGSPTLKTYSQLNVIEPPQRLWVIHENGTRVTTANVGSNTSRNIGPYYVGDTVHLFCVAFGGKPQPSLSWWTEQRLLKDTSTPLSEQRVRSDLIYGPLRREDHGRVLTCFANNNEKTPPFSIDVIIDMYLPPQLVSVRVAEASAEAGASVGAGRVRAGAPLSLQCRVLGARPLPAIVWRLNDAQLVNLEQNTTIEASQRLVVSEIQLSVTAEHDESHVSCCAPAHLRGAEQFVCAAALPLTVLYPPVLQITAEEEIENNTISVVKGSNVSMNCSYHANPSVYQLIWFHEDDIVVQNTDQTETSILPTLSLSAVSASDAGEYVCAATNDEGSAYSQPVVIDVTYPPYCEDESVIEYGIGDNECLNLTCKIKANPEPTTYYWLLVSEVEGTKLRSNQSVTLETPDPNLVYRRPNGTTTLIYCWGLNGVISNELQQHRCTFMVTDETVPRPPSDCTAFKNLLGEITVTCEEGHNGGLQQKFKFTVNSLDTDDQLVSIINQEPKFMIQAPKQDNYKFVIIAFNEKGESQSVEIDTDSIVDENAASPETISAVTNITTLALALCGGVALLALAACGLVLCAHERDAPRAAADPPLCAYNTDESNCETYHDSDDGSECNVRRTESFRRAMAKYPPRNYDVQRTSSFHSARYLHDHDAPKYSDVVRHGGSCRVHSLQNISRKREMDVLCDHLVMHLPPETNYNVPKPMNTFYTMPRKMRHKAAKEISDETSEITQASDGFSLPPPPDEFGTYRAATKIRDMPTKSTPTYTTIVRHNSTGKDPTKYNNVIISPMNTVGLPSISGTQNSVYTYPEDDQVTTNPFGDTP, from the exons ATGTAcagtatttgtttgtttgttatagcTTTTGTGTTACTTAAAAGTTTAAATGCTCAGGATGTTATTACAG TGGAAGCTGTATTAGGACACAGTGCTGAGCTACCGTGTAATGTGACTTCCGAGAAGGAAGATGACAAGCTTAACATTTTAGCATGGTATCGAAACACTTCTACAACGGCTTTTTACAG TCGCGATCTACGTGGTGAAGGCAGTGTGATGTCCTCGGGTGGTCGGTACCAGTTGGTGGCTTCTGAGAGCGAGGGTCTGGATAAGTTGCAGATTCTAAGCGTGCGCGCTTCCGACGCGGGGCTCTATCACTGCCACGCTGACTTTGCTGGTAGTCCGACACTCAAGACCTACTCACAATTAAATGTTATTG AGCCACCACAAAGACTGTGGGTGATACATGAGAACGGAACACGCGTGACTACTGCCAACGTTGGATCCAATACGAGCAGAAATATTGGCCCGTATTACGTCGGAGACACGGTGCACCTTTTCTGTGTCGCATTTGGAG gtAAACCGCAACCTTCTTTGTCTTGGTGGACGGAACAACGCTTGCTCAAAGATACCTCGACGCCACTCTCTGAGCAGCGCGTGCGCAGTGATCTTATATACGGTCCTTTACGAAGAGAAGATCATGGCAGAGTGCTCACTTGCTTTgctaataataatgaaaagacGCCTCCATTTTCCATTGATGTCATAATTGATATGTact TACCCCCGCAGCTGGTGTCGGTGCGCGTGGCGGAGGCGAGCGCGGAGGCGGGCGCGAGTGTGGGCGCGGGCCGAGTGCGCGCGGGTGCGCCATTGTCGCTACAGTGCCGCGTGCTTGGTGCACGACCTCTGCCCGCAATCGTGTGGAGACTGAACGATGCACAGCTCGTCAACTTGGAGCAGAACACTACA ATCGAGGCTTCACAACGACTTGTGGTTAGCGAGATCCAGCTGAGTGTGACGGCGGAGCACGACGAGTCGCACGTGTCGTGCTGCGCGCCCGCGCACCTCCGCGGCGCCGAGCAGTTCGTGTGCGCGGCCGCGCTGCCTCTCACCGTGCTCT atCCGCCAGTTTTACAAATAACTGCTGAAGAAGAGATAGAGAATAATACGATATCCGTAGTCAAGGGATCGAATGTGTCTATGAACTGCAGTTATCACGCAAATCCATCCGTGTATCAACTGATTTGGTTCCATGAG GACGACATAGTCGTTCAGAATACAGATCAAACCGAAACGTCAATCCTACCGACGTTGAGCCTTTCGGCGGTGAGCGCGAGCGACGCGGGCGAGTACGTGTGCGCCGCCACCAACGACGAGGGCTCCGCCTACAGCCAACCAGTCGTCATCGACGTCACTT ATCCACCATATTGTGAAGACGAAAGTGTAATTGAATATGGGATTGGTGACAATGAATGTCTTAACTTGACATGTAAAATTAAAGCTAACCCAGAACCAACGACCTATTACTGGCTGCTTGTCAGCGAAGTCGAGGGCACCAAGCTGAGAAGCAACCAATCCGTGACCCTAGAAACACCCGATCCAAACCTAGTATATAGAAGACCAAACGGAACAACAA CTTTAATATATTGCTGGGGACTGAATGGAGTGATCTCGAACGAGCTGCAGCAGCACAGATGTACGTTCATGGTCACGGATGAAACCGTACCACGACCACCCTCCGACTGCACGGCTTTTAAGAATCTTTTGGGTGAAATCACGGTGACTTGTGAGGAGGGTCATAACGGCGGATTGCAGCAG AAATTCAAATTCACTGTGAATTCTTTGGATACTGATGACCAACTCGTATCGATCATCAACCAAGAACCGAAGTTCATGATACAAGCACCAAAGCAAGATAACTATAAGTTTGTGATCATCGCGTTTAATGAAAAAGGAGAAAGTCAGAGTGTTGAAATCGACACGGACAGTATAGTCGATGAAAATGCAG CGTCTCCGGAGACTATCAGCGCGGTGACTAACATCACGACGCTGGCGCTGGCGCTGTGCGGCGGCGTGGCGCTTTTGGCGCTGGCGGCGTGTGGCCTCGTGCTGTGCGCTCACGAGCGGgacgcgccgcgcgccgccgccgaccCGCCGCTGTGCGCTTACAACACTGACG aatcAAACTGCGAAACGTATCACGACAGTGACGACGGCAGCGAGTGCAACGTGCGACGCACTGAGTCCTTCAGAAGAGCCATGGCCAAGTATCCTCCGAGGAACTACGACGTGCAGAGGACGAGTTCGTTCCACTCGGCGCGCTACTTGCACGACCACGACGCGCCGAAGTACAGCGACGTAGTGCGACATGGCGGCAGCTGCAGGGTGCACTCGCTGCAAAACATCAGCAGGAAGAGGGAAATGGACGTCCTATGTGACCACTTAGTAATGCATCTACCGCCCGAAACCAACTACAATGTGCCAAAACCG atgaaCACATTTTACACGATGCCACGTAAGATGCGTCATAAGGCCGCCAAGGAAATAAGCGACGAAACGTCAGAAATAACTCAGGCCTCCGACGGATTTTCCCTCCCACCTCCGCCAGACGAGTTCGGCACCTACCGGGCAGCGACGAAGATCAGGGACATGCCCACTAAATCAACACCAACATACACAACAATCGTAAGGCACAACTCGACGGGTAAAGATCCAACCAAGTACAATAATGTCATTATCTCTCCGATGAATACAGTGGGCTTGCCTAGCATTAGCGGGACACAGAATAGCGTGTACACATACCCAGAGGACGATCAGGTAACTACGAATCCATTTGGCGACACACCGTAG
- the LOC124533884 gene encoding protein turtle-like isoform X1 has product MYSICLFVIAFVLLKSLNAQDVITVEAVLGHSAELPCNVTSEKEDDKLNILAWYRNTSTTAFYSSRDLRGEGSVMSSGGRYQLVASESEGLDKLQILSVRASDAGLYHCHADFAGSPTLKTYSQLNVIEPPQRLWVIHENGTRVTTANVGSNTSRNIGPYYVGDTVHLFCVAFGGKPQPSLSWWTEQRLLKDTSTPLSEQRVRSDLIYGPLRREDHGRVLTCFANNNEKTPPFSIDVIIDMYLPPQLVSVRVAEASAEAGASVGAGRVRAGAPLSLQCRVLGARPLPAIVWRLNDAQLVNLEQNTTIEASQRLVVSEIQLSVTAEHDESHVSCCAPAHLRGAEQFVCAAALPLTVLYPPVLQITAEEEIENNTISVVKGSNVSMNCSYHANPSVYQLIWFHEDDIVVQNTDQTETSILPTLSLSAVSASDAGEYVCAATNDEGSAYSQPVVIDVTYPPYCEDESVIEYGIGDNECLNLTCKIKANPEPTTYYWLLVSEVEGTKLRSNQSVTLETPDPNLVYRRPNGTTTLIYCWGLNGVISNELQQHRCTFMVTDETVPRPPSDCTAFKNLLGEITVTCEEGHNGGLQQKFKFTVNSLDTDDQLVSIINQEPKFMIQAPKQDNYKFVIIAFNEKGESQSVEIDTDSIVDENAASPETISAVTNITTLALALCGGVALLALAACGLVLCAHERDAPRAAADPPLCAYNTDESNCETYHDSDDGSECNVRRTESFRRAMAKYPPRNYDVQRTSSFHSARYLHDHDAPKYSDVVRHGGSCRVHSLQNISRKREMDVLCDHLVMHLPPETNYNVPKPMNTFYTMPRKMRHKAAKEISDETSEITQASDGFSLPPPPDEFGTYRAATKIRDMPTKSTPTYTTIVRHNSTGKDPTKYNNVIISPMNTVGLPSISGTQNSVYTYPEDDQVTTNPFGDTP; this is encoded by the exons ATGTAcagtatttgtttgtttgttatagcTTTTGTGTTACTTAAAAGTTTAAATGCTCAGGATGTTATTACAG TGGAAGCTGTATTAGGACACAGTGCTGAGCTACCGTGTAATGTGACTTCCGAGAAGGAAGATGACAAGCTTAACATTTTAGCATGGTATCGAAACACTTCTACAACGGCTTTTTACAG CAGTCGCGATCTACGTGGTGAAGGCAGTGTGATGTCCTCGGGTGGTCGGTACCAGTTGGTGGCTTCTGAGAGCGAGGGTCTGGATAAGTTGCAGATTCTAAGCGTGCGCGCTTCCGACGCGGGGCTCTATCACTGCCACGCTGACTTTGCTGGTAGTCCGACACTCAAGACCTACTCACAATTAAATGTTATTG AGCCACCACAAAGACTGTGGGTGATACATGAGAACGGAACACGCGTGACTACTGCCAACGTTGGATCCAATACGAGCAGAAATATTGGCCCGTATTACGTCGGAGACACGGTGCACCTTTTCTGTGTCGCATTTGGAG gtAAACCGCAACCTTCTTTGTCTTGGTGGACGGAACAACGCTTGCTCAAAGATACCTCGACGCCACTCTCTGAGCAGCGCGTGCGCAGTGATCTTATATACGGTCCTTTACGAAGAGAAGATCATGGCAGAGTGCTCACTTGCTTTgctaataataatgaaaagacGCCTCCATTTTCCATTGATGTCATAATTGATATGTact TACCCCCGCAGCTGGTGTCGGTGCGCGTGGCGGAGGCGAGCGCGGAGGCGGGCGCGAGTGTGGGCGCGGGCCGAGTGCGCGCGGGTGCGCCATTGTCGCTACAGTGCCGCGTGCTTGGTGCACGACCTCTGCCCGCAATCGTGTGGAGACTGAACGATGCACAGCTCGTCAACTTGGAGCAGAACACTACA ATCGAGGCTTCACAACGACTTGTGGTTAGCGAGATCCAGCTGAGTGTGACGGCGGAGCACGACGAGTCGCACGTGTCGTGCTGCGCGCCCGCGCACCTCCGCGGCGCCGAGCAGTTCGTGTGCGCGGCCGCGCTGCCTCTCACCGTGCTCT atCCGCCAGTTTTACAAATAACTGCTGAAGAAGAGATAGAGAATAATACGATATCCGTAGTCAAGGGATCGAATGTGTCTATGAACTGCAGTTATCACGCAAATCCATCCGTGTATCAACTGATTTGGTTCCATGAG GACGACATAGTCGTTCAGAATACAGATCAAACCGAAACGTCAATCCTACCGACGTTGAGCCTTTCGGCGGTGAGCGCGAGCGACGCGGGCGAGTACGTGTGCGCCGCCACCAACGACGAGGGCTCCGCCTACAGCCAACCAGTCGTCATCGACGTCACTT ATCCACCATATTGTGAAGACGAAAGTGTAATTGAATATGGGATTGGTGACAATGAATGTCTTAACTTGACATGTAAAATTAAAGCTAACCCAGAACCAACGACCTATTACTGGCTGCTTGTCAGCGAAGTCGAGGGCACCAAGCTGAGAAGCAACCAATCCGTGACCCTAGAAACACCCGATCCAAACCTAGTATATAGAAGACCAAACGGAACAACAA CTTTAATATATTGCTGGGGACTGAATGGAGTGATCTCGAACGAGCTGCAGCAGCACAGATGTACGTTCATGGTCACGGATGAAACCGTACCACGACCACCCTCCGACTGCACGGCTTTTAAGAATCTTTTGGGTGAAATCACGGTGACTTGTGAGGAGGGTCATAACGGCGGATTGCAGCAG AAATTCAAATTCACTGTGAATTCTTTGGATACTGATGACCAACTCGTATCGATCATCAACCAAGAACCGAAGTTCATGATACAAGCACCAAAGCAAGATAACTATAAGTTTGTGATCATCGCGTTTAATGAAAAAGGAGAAAGTCAGAGTGTTGAAATCGACACGGACAGTATAGTCGATGAAAATGCAG CGTCTCCGGAGACTATCAGCGCGGTGACTAACATCACGACGCTGGCGCTGGCGCTGTGCGGCGGCGTGGCGCTTTTGGCGCTGGCGGCGTGTGGCCTCGTGCTGTGCGCTCACGAGCGGgacgcgccgcgcgccgccgccgaccCGCCGCTGTGCGCTTACAACACTGACG aatcAAACTGCGAAACGTATCACGACAGTGACGACGGCAGCGAGTGCAACGTGCGACGCACTGAGTCCTTCAGAAGAGCCATGGCCAAGTATCCTCCGAGGAACTACGACGTGCAGAGGACGAGTTCGTTCCACTCGGCGCGCTACTTGCACGACCACGACGCGCCGAAGTACAGCGACGTAGTGCGACATGGCGGCAGCTGCAGGGTGCACTCGCTGCAAAACATCAGCAGGAAGAGGGAAATGGACGTCCTATGTGACCACTTAGTAATGCATCTACCGCCCGAAACCAACTACAATGTGCCAAAACCG atgaaCACATTTTACACGATGCCACGTAAGATGCGTCATAAGGCCGCCAAGGAAATAAGCGACGAAACGTCAGAAATAACTCAGGCCTCCGACGGATTTTCCCTCCCACCTCCGCCAGACGAGTTCGGCACCTACCGGGCAGCGACGAAGATCAGGGACATGCCCACTAAATCAACACCAACATACACAACAATCGTAAGGCACAACTCGACGGGTAAAGATCCAACCAAGTACAATAATGTCATTATCTCTCCGATGAATACAGTGGGCTTGCCTAGCATTAGCGGGACACAGAATAGCGTGTACACATACCCAGAGGACGATCAGGTAACTACGAATCCATTTGGCGACACACCGTAG
- the LOC124533637 gene encoding uncharacterized protein LOC124533637, whose amino-acid sequence MDTENELSNLSPHNNINPTGFDITMSALLIGLGAEKYINIFRKHNIGQCTLMELSDEDLIKLGVDDVDVRVKLIDEVKNLPIYEETCHTSTTSNLDILEIIDILEESSQHLYRIYLSMMSNTLALKKKKVGDCLIYKDKYASNIAISTLSNMTNILNSMDIALHTQIKVLSRNSKKRRTKKIIVGTIGTAVIGLLSLLFVRSLKQL is encoded by the exons ATGGATACTGAAAATGAGTTATCTAACCTGTCCCCACACAACAACATTAATCCGACTGGATTTGACATAACTATGAGCGCATTACTTATCGGATTGGGcgcagaaaaatatattaatatttttag GAAACACAATATTGGACAGTGTACTTTAATGGAATTATCAGATGAAGACTTGATTAAATTAGGAGTGGACGATGTCGATGTAAGAGTGAAATTAATTGACGAAGTTAAAAATTTGCCCATTTATGAGGAGACTTGTCATAc AAGTACAACGTCTAATTTAgatatattagaaataattgatatattggAGGAAAGTTCTCAACACCTCTATCggatatatttaagtatgatGTCAAATACTTTAGCTTTAAAAAAGAAGAAAGTAGGCGACTGTTtgatttataaagataaatatgcaTCAAATATTGCCATTTCTACATTAAGTAACATGACAAATATCTTGAACTCAATGGATATTGCCTTACACACTCaaataaaa gttttgtcaagaaattcaaaaaaaagaagaacaAAGAAAATTATCGTTGGAACAATTGGTACCGCAGTTATAGGATTGTTATCTCTTTTGTTTGTTAGATCATTAAagcaattatga